The genome window AGGATTTTTTGTGCTTCAAAAATTCCATGAATGCAACTGTGATGTTTGAATCTATAGATAGAAATTTTGGTTTACAAAAAAACCTGTACAGAAAATTTTACCACATCATTAGGTGATCATCATATGCTTTTGAATGAAATCAGGCAACTTTTTTAACATTTTGAGCAAATAATTTACTATGCCTTTTTAGATGGGTTTGaggcattaattattttaaactcAGTAGTTTTGATGTGGATGGTGTAGGTATGCTACTGTCAAGCAATGGTAAATATCTTTTTATACATTCTCAATGGCTCTGTTATGATGGATGTGTGCAATTGCATCATTctattttttgtatttgtttttCCTGGTTTTGCATATCTGACATACTTGTTACATGTGCAGAAAAATGTGAAAAGGAAAATGCTCGTGTTCTTGTACACTGCATGTCTGGAAAAAACAGGTAGGTTAGGTTAACTAGATTTCTTCTGGACATCTGGGTTTATACAGTCTGCTAGAAAGGCTCCCTGATTTTCATTTTGAAGATCCTTGAATGGgcttaattaaaataaaaagatattgtACAGTTTTGCAGGCTGCTAATGACTGTTTCTACTTCTGACTGTTTCTACTTCTTGGCCTGAGAGTTTTAGTAAATGATTATTACTTTTATAATCTTTTGTTGGCTGGAACTTTTGATTTATAATTATGCTTCTCTTGCAGGTCGCCAGCTATTGTAATAGCTTACTTGATGAAAAGCAAAGGATGGAGATTAGCACAGAGTTATCAGTGGGTGAAGGAACGGAGAGCTTCAGTTGACATAACTCAAGGTTTATCATTTTACTGCTTTTGCTCGTGGAACTTCTACttgtaaagttgaaaatagTCTAATCTTGGCTGTAGATATGTGATTCTTTCAACTGAATGTCTGTCTTTTTCAGTATGTACTATAAAGCGGCTGAAGTATCTGTGTATCTGCACATGATACTTGGGAAAAGCCCCTGATCTTTATCCACCACAGCCCCAAGAAAAAAGTTCAAATTCTGAGAATtgaattggtttttttttttttgggagggggggggggagatTAAAGGACTGAATTGAACATGTCTATGCAAGTGAACAGTTGGATCTCAGATATTTCTTGCATGAGGGAATAGAGGCTTGAAGCAATAAATAATTTACCTAGCAAAACTTTTGTCATCTAGGATGTTATAGTCAGAGGATCCTATCATAACTACGCTACAATTGTTCGTATCTTTGTTCTGTCCAAAGTTGTTATCCTGTTTCTGTTGTATTTGCATGTTATTATCTCCAGACACTATTATCCTTAGATGTTAGAGTTGTCCTGCTGGGATTATTGCTGTTTTCCCAGGTTGAATAAGCTTCTGATCTCCTATTTCCATAATTTGTAGCCGTCTACCAACAACTACTGGAGTTTGAGCAGAAGATTTTTGGCTCAGTTGATAATTGCAGCGCAACATGGCCTACCTTCAGTCCAGGTGTGCCATCTTTTAGCTTTGGTTTTCCAAAGCCAAATAATCCAGTTCTTGCTCCTGCTTTCAGTAAGGCCGGTGCTTCGTCTGTTCTTGCCCGCCCAGCTTTTGACATCCCACCTCAGGAGTTCATTTTTGGAGCTGACCAGGCTCAGCAAAGTACTTCTGCAAGTTGTTTTGATACCCACCCTCCTGATCAAAACAGCAAGGATATTCCCATGGGTGGTTCATGATGAGCATTGAATTCTAAACTTGTGTTTCATAGCACCAACATGGGCGAGAATCAAATCAGATTTGTTGGGATAGAGAGGTTGTTGTGATATTTGGATGTAAATTAGGTCAAAAGGATTATATGGATGTAAGTTGGATTCTTAGTTATTGTACCTTacattttgttgaatttttgtCCAAAAGTGCTAGGAACTCATTTCTGATTGGGTAAataacaaaaaagccccctgtaGTATAGCTATGTTATAGAAAAGCCTCCTGTGGTTTTAAATCATACACATCGGTACGTCATAGTTTGAAGTAAAGTGAAAAATCAATGGAAATTGTTAAATTTAATGCGTGCGATGTAAACGCGTTGGAAATGCGCGTGGTTcttccaaaaaatagttttttgagGCAAATTTTGACATGAAATGCCTATTTTGTCCCTTATACCTTAATAAAACAACCATGattctttttcaatttgcttCAAACTTGTAGAAATCAACATTTTTTGCTTATATTATTAGTGAATAAAACTAATGAATCAAAATCGTTTGTTTTAGGCTATTTTTTGCTTATATTattagggtatttttgtcagTTCACTCAAAATCGTTTGTTTTAACGATTTTCGTCAATgttcaaattatttcaaacaatGAGGTACCAACACATGAATCAAAACCGTTCGTTTTAGGCTAATTTTTGCTTATATTATTagggcatttttgtcatttcactcAAAATCGTTTGTTTTAACGATTTCCGTCAATATTTAAATTACTTCAAACAATGAGGTACCAACACATTTTATTTGAAACTATAGGGGGCTTTTCTTTAAGAAAGTTATAACATCGgggatttttttgttgtttacccTTTCTGATTTTATACATAACATCAGAAGTTTTACCAAGCCAGCGAGTTCTCAGTTCATATTCAGTTGATAATAATCCCTTTCTGGCTCCTCGTGTTAATTTCCCATTGTCACAGTAAGAACCTTGCTTGTTGTCCGTAGATGGCTGTATTCTTTGGTGGTGCACAGGCGTCTTTCTTATGGCAAGATCAGCAAGAATTTTGTTGTAGTTGCATCTGTATTTTTACTGGGGTGGGGAAGTGCTGGTAGAGTTGTGCTTTGCTTCCATGTAGCGTTCAGAGTATTAACCTGCTTTACTAGCATTCTGATTTTGTTTCCTAGATATTcattttaagggaaaaaaatgcaacATGTTAGCCTAAAAATGAGCTAGTTTCAAAATGACTGATGAGCTGCCAATGTGTAATGACTAGTGTTCTTGGTCTCCTGGAGCGGTAATTTTCAATTTCCTTGAAGAAATACTGATTTGGTTGAATCGACCTTGGGGTAAGTGTGTCTAAATACTTAGcacaaatcaaataacaatttatCCTCGGGGAAAGCATCGGATGATTAGCCACTACTTCTTCTTGGAGAGGATAATTCAAATACATAAGTAGTAATGTATGTTAAAGAACTGTTGAATAGATTGATTAACTTGTATATATACATACTAACCTATCTTGGGATGGCAATTGGGGCACTAACGAGGGGAGGGTTGGGGCAGGTGGTGGGACGAGGTGGGAGAGTATACGGCCGCCCCAGCCCCCACCCCGTCacccattaaaaaaaattaatacatatatatttgtgtgtgtatgtatataattatatatacatatataatatttaatttaattagatacaaatttatgataataatattattagttatatgtattatataatggatattagtatatgtaatataattgatattgttaattatactaataattatacatatctactaatagaaattattaattagttatactagatttactaatacatttgtACAAAATTCCTAATTACATTGAACACAATAacactttttctcaaaaaaatacaataatgacTTAGTAATTGAATTTGTGTCAAAAGTAAAAACGtgactactttagttgtatttgttTCATCACATGGGAtcgtattcaaataacttttattTGATAGTTTTTATGGatttcaattgtgaaattacaatgGATAATAATTTGGTAAtgtattgatattttagtacttgattatttattaaaatttgactataataaaattatatgacaaatttttattagtccCGGCGGTCACCTGCGAGGGAAGCTGGGCGGGGCGAGGGTTGGGAGAATTAATGGGCAACAGGGTCGAGGGCAGGGAAGGGGTTTCCCGCCTTATTACCACTCCAAAACTTATCATACATATACACATATCAAAAATTACTATCTTTTTTTACATTTGTAGACTTTTTCAATATAATCTTACATatcttttcttgtatttatttactttttctaattaatcttatatttttaaaaatatgatACTTGAAATATATCTAAACGAGTGTTCATTTAACACCTGTTAGATAAACCTTTTAACTATTTATACTGGAGAGCTAATGCGCTTTTTAACAATCTTAAAGCTACATGGTCCTGCGCATTGAGGAAAATTGAGTCGACACTATATAAGTGCGCTAAAGAAAAATACACCGAGTAGCGACCCCTTTTATTGCCGTGCTGCAGGCTGCAGCACGATACTCAGGCTTATGTAACAAGAAGCTGACGATTTCTACCCTCGGCATCACGTCATTGCCATGTACTATTCACATAAAATAACATTTATGAGAGctttcaaattcaaaatattatatttataactagTATTTTAGTGCAACAATAGatctaaaacaaaataattaaaataaaacttACTCTGATTCTACTCTTCATCAATACGAGTGTTGTACGATGAAAAATGTTACTTTATTATCACTCACTGTAGTGAAACTTATGATTGAATTTATTTCTACAAAAATTATCTTAGAATTCAAGGATATTACATGATTTGATATTAAAGTAagataacattttttttttaaaaattacttaTAGATTGCTTTAAAGTTGGATGTTAGGAAGAATAATGAATGATTAAGAATAATGATTCAAATAAAGAATTACTGAAGATTAAAAATATAATAGGGGAATTTCTGAGGGAAAAGAATCTTAACAATAGTACTTACCTTAGACTACTTAAAATTGGAGTATGGAGATTGATAATTAACGTTGAAAACAAGACGCTCTGACTTTTTGTGTTTGTAATATTTTTGTGAGTGGTGTTTGTTGCAATGACTTACCAtgacattttgaattttttatgttgattgtattttcttttttatattttacatcaTTTTTAAGTGATACCGTAATTCAGTtgatatattattttatttaggaTACTAAAGATTAGTATATTATGTGAAAGTTAAGTAGAAAAGGGGCATAAAATATTGCTGTTAATTACATCTGGGGGATGCGGCAAGACGGGGAGATGTTATTAACTTGTCATAAATGAGCATGTGTCAAAAtaggattttcaaaagttttgggaGGGTAGCGGTCCCTCCGTTGCCGGCTGCTGCAGGAAGCAAATGTACTTCATGCAATAATATTTGAAAGGGCATAGGTCATTTGTACGAGTCTTTTTCCGGCCTTCTTACAAATGGAACCCATTAATTAAGTCACTTGATCTGTTTTTATATTATATTACATTAAAAGGATCAATATGATTCAgtgatttagtttttttttcctggaATATCTTTACtacaagtatttttttttactttcttatATATTCAAATAGTAAGGATGTATTCGAATCGAGTTTTAATAGTAATATTTTACTATTAGGTAATGACTTTTACAATCTGCTCTAACATCAGATTCAGAGTTTTAATCGTGTGACTGGTAGTTGGGGGGTGAAAAGGATGTGGGAAGCGGTTAgaggataaaaaaaaagttgcttttaattaattaaaaacttTGAGATTTTTCTTGATGGGATAAAAAAATTGCTTTTAATTAATTAGTAAGGATGTAATGGAATCAAGTTTTAATAGTAATATTTTACTATTAGGTAAGGACTTTTAGAATCTTCTCCGCCATCAGATTCAGAGTTTTAATCGTGTGACTGGTAGTTGGGGGTGAAAAGGATGTGGGAGGCGGTtagaggataaaaaaaaaaagttgcttttaattaattaaaaacttTGGGATTTTTCTTGATGGGGCAAAAGTTTATGATCCACCAATCTGCTGGTACAAGTATAGTTCAATAACAAACCTCTTTATTATACTTATTACAAAACTTAGTGATAATATTATTCTCCAAAGCTGAATTGcatttttataaatattgaGGGTATTTATGTAAAACACTCTTCTGAGACTAAAACAGCACATAAAACAAGTCTTAGACTATCATAAAAATTACAATGGGAAATCAAAATTTCTCATAGGATAGAATTCCTTCATTAGAAGGATGAATATCTCAGTGCAAGATAGGAAAAGATACGAttgaacaagaaaactaaaacaaacaacATCCTAcccccaataaaaaaaaaaaagaaagaaaaattaaagtaaGTTGCCAATATTTTATTCCAATTTCTTGCTAACCTGTGAGAAAACTATGTAGGATAATGAAAACAGTGTTAAAAAACGCATGATGAAGTTTTTCTTCAATGGAACTCAATTCTTGAAAAGAAATCTCAAATCGAAGTAATACGAGCTTGAGGTTCTATCTTAGGATAATTCTAAGTAAGTTTActtatggaaaaaaaattactagaAATGTGTTTTTTCCCATAAAACAATATATATTTCTTTGCCCTCCCAAATTTCTTATCTCTTACtccaaaaaaatttgttttctctcaaaattAGAATGCCCCTTCTAACATTATTGAAAGTATTTCTGATTTTGTATTGCACTTAATTTCCTTATGGAATAGAACTAAATTCGGAATGAAGTTACGCTAGTGTTTTTCTACAAAACAGAAGTGAAAtaaccaagaaaacaaaaaaaaaatagtaatgaATCTTTCATTATTATTGATGGACATAATCTTTGTACAGAAAAATAATATTAGACATACATTTATAAACATCGTGATATTAAGTACAATACAAATATATAACAAAATCTTTAGAACCAATTAGTCTATACATTGTCACTGAAAGTGTTCAAAGGATATATGGTTTGGGGGCTATGTAAATAATGACAACTCaaggttttgttttattttgaaatatttgtggtaaaatttctcttcaataGAGTCCAATGCAGGTTAAAATTACttcaagatgatttttgaaacTAAATCAAGATTGAACCAAAACCTTCCTTGGGATAGCatctagaaattaaaaaaatcaaatttgaagaGTTATTCTTATGCATTTAGTTTTGGAATCTTAAGGAAAAATATCACACTTTACTTTTACTATGTCCTTGATCTGACTCACACAGAAAAATCTCACACTCTTATTCGAAAAGCTAATATTTTGGTcataaaaaattgaagaaaagatATATACCTATTCTCTAGTTTAAGGGTATAGAACATTAAATATGAATGAGAAGGGAACTAGAGTTTTAATTTCATAGCgatgcaccttttttttttttttttttttttttttttgcttttgcatCAAGTTAATTTATGTCAAGGTTCCAAATGCAAGGGGCAAGAAATAATTCTAACTTGATATTACTAGAATACAACATTATATGAACCATAACATATAATATTTCTTTAGGAAGGAGCTTTTTAATTCATTTAGACGTAACTCATGTACTATTAAGTTTTACGCTTCTAACACCAacttattaaaataaaattccaTCTTGAATAGAATTTGaggaatgagttaaaaaatTAGCGAGGAACAGGAAAGAAACTTTAGTGGGATAAACTTAGATTCTAAACATGAATAGTAAAATGAAACATAGTTACTTAGCGCATGAAAATGTTTTTGTCAACtcttgagaaaaagaaaaagactccTGACTATATACATGAAAGAAACAAGTGCCAATAATAAGCGAAAgaaagaaatcaaacaaaaattgaaaaaaaaagccaaATTAAATGAGAGTATGAAATTCATCTATTTTCAATATATAACATTGTGGACAAAGGGAAGCCAAAGATCTTGGATGCTAGGAAGCTTACTTTTATTACTCCCTCCGTTATATAGGGCAAAAAATTTGGATGGCCCTCAAACTATTGAATTAGTTGACTTTTAGCCCCCAACTATTAAGTGCATATTTTTACTCCTTGAACATGTAAAAAGGTATATTTTCCACCATTTTGGCTAaatataattttagaaacctcctcGAGATTTATGTTAATATTACTTGGAATctctaaagttttaaaaatattactaACCTTCCCTAAAATCATACATTTTGTAACAATTTCACCTTGTATCATTAAAATATTCATATAATAGTCATTTCATGAgagatatatatttttcttccaATTCTATCCTTTTGTGTTGTCTTATATTGAATTTTTCTACCAACTTGACTagaatataatatataaatgttttgcctaaaacttttATTTTCTATAATGCTTTGCCTAAAAATTATTAAAGTACTAAAGataattttgtcaattcatgTGTTATGATAGTGATTAATGGTCCCATCTCACTAATATGGGAGTTGAGTGATATTTTTGAATCTTTAAaagtgctaagtgatattataaaaaatcttagggaaggtttctgaaattatctctGGCCAAAAGGGTGAACTATTCCCTTCTACAAATTCGAGGGGCAAAGTATGCACTTAATGGTTGAAGGACTAAAAGTCAACCAACCATACAGTTTGACAGccattcagttttttttttttgcttttttatatattttagttTCTATTTTGATTCGTTCCAAATATTTGCCATGGCttaaaatagaaataaatgaAGTACAACTTTTCTATTGTGCCCTTAATACAATTTTCAAGGAGAAGCATTTAAGTCATCCTCTTCTAATAAATCATGCTACAAATaaggaaaaatagttcaaaacgtttttcacattttacaaaataacttttttcgtttCTCACTTTTAAAGGTGtacttttacgtcccttacaaattcacattggtcaaatttagtccctatctaggtttcgactagtttttggttggaatccaccacgtgccttgcatgtgatcattttttaagggcataatttacataatccgatccatagtccctcacatttcacaaaatgatttttttgttcctcacatttcacaaaataaattgtttTGTCCCtcaaatttcataaaataaattttttcatccttcatatttt of Coffea arabica cultivar ET-39 chromosome 5c, Coffea Arabica ET-39 HiFi, whole genome shotgun sequence contains these proteins:
- the LOC113688796 gene encoding protein-tyrosine-phosphatase IBR5-like; translated protein: MRKRERENPCAVCGHYHKYEEGEVCGVCGHRMPAVAEKSSSFQVSAFPSEILPEFLYLGSYDNASRAELLKTQGISRILNTVPACQNLYKNSFTYHCLPDNQNLPFEDAIQFLEKCEKENARVLVHCMSGKNRSPAIVIAYLMKSKGWRLAQSYQWVKERRASVDITQAVYQQLLEFEQKIFGSVDNCSATWPTFSPGVPSFSFGFPKPNNPVLAPAFSKAGASSVLARPAFDIPPQEFIFGADQAQQSTSASCFDTHPPDQNSKDIPMGGS